A genomic region of Ovis aries strain OAR_USU_Benz2616 breed Rambouillet chromosome 20, ARS-UI_Ramb_v3.0, whole genome shotgun sequence contains the following coding sequences:
- the AIF1 gene encoding allograft inflammatory factor 1 isoform X4: MEFDLNEDGGIDIMSLKRMMEKLGVPKTHLELKKLIMEVSSGPGETFSYSDFLKMMLGKRSAILKMILMYEEKAREQEKPTGLPAKKAISELP, translated from the exons ATGGAGTTTGACCTGAATGAAGATGGAGGTATCG ATATCATGTCCCTGAAGCGAATGATGGAGAAACTTGGGGTCCCCAAGACCCACCTGGAGCTAAAGAAATTAATCATGGAGGTATCCAGTGGCCCTGGGGAGACTTTCAGCTACTCTGACTTTCTCAAGATGATGTTGGGCAAGAGATCTGCCATTCTAAAAAT GATCCTGATGTatgaagagaaagcaagagaacagGAGAAGCCAACAGGTCTCCCAGCCAAGAAAGCTATCTCTGAGTTGCCCTGA